One Ornithorhynchus anatinus isolate Pmale09 chromosome 2, mOrnAna1.pri.v4, whole genome shotgun sequence DNA segment encodes these proteins:
- the RPS12 gene encoding 40S ribosomal protein S12 — MAEEGIAAGGVMDVNTALQEVLKTALIHDGLARGIREAAKALDKRQAHLCVLASNCDEPMYVKLVEALCAEHQINLIKVDDNKKLGEWVGLCKIDREGKPRKVVGCSCVVVKDYGKESQAKDVIEEYFKCKK; from the exons ATGGCCGAGGAAGG CATTGCTGCTGGAGGTGTAATGGACGTCAACACTGCGCTCCAAGAAGTGCTGAAGACCGCACTCATCCACGACGGCCTCGCCCGTGGCATCCGCGAAGCTGCCAAAGCCCTGGACAA GCGCCAAGCCCATCTCTGTGTTCTCGCTTCCAACTGTGATGAACCAATGTATGTGAAGTTGGTTGaggccctgtgtgcagagcaccaaatcaACCTGATCAAG GTGGACGACAACAAGAAACTGggtgaatgggtaggcctctgcaaaATCGACAGAGAAGGGAAACCCAGAAAAGTTGTGGGCTGCAGCTGTGTGGTTGTCAAG gACTATGGCAAAGAATCTCAGGCCAAAGATGTCATCGAAGAATATTTCAAGTGcaaaaaatga